One Oscillatoria sp. FACHB-1406 DNA window includes the following coding sequences:
- a CDS encoding alpha/beta hydrolase encodes MPKQHRHLWILGALTAFSLSNSPVRAAEQIVLRRGDSQEVVKVKEIADLAQSGELSPSLERIAGGLSPQQRDRALAALRAKLPISPDRMADFLETDLGERVVKAIAKVAEKDGAIEYFFFKRILISAVRNADLSIVGFLEAYPQEDLVLDLDLAFNTLQIFNAPFWQTQAFLLSISPQRSPNRPDLDLPFDPTQRGTEQVTTQNLQLYDAKRDRDIPLKLYLPAAASDRKPLILFTHGLFSVERELTYLAEHLASHGYVVAVPEHPGSNEAHLRQVLNKPSGSLFDTDPAYLARLASLMQEGKLLSGEELLERPRDLSFVLDELARLNQNSETLNGKLNTQNVLVVGYSLGGATALSIAGGELQLETLKQRCQDQNLLAGNLGIAAQCVVRDLPQNRYQLRDDRVKAVIALSPSASLLFGDTGLAQIKIPTLLWAESADKTTPALAEQIIPFTHLNAPKWLVGALGGTHLSVKDPITTTDQAGQPETPYSGGEVVGFAAYDVRNYLKAIALGMVAQLTDEADNSAIFLTPEYAESVSTKRFEFRLVRELPPEVQAEIEKLGGRTNSLEEGK; translated from the coding sequence ATGCCAAAGCAACATCGTCATCTCTGGATTCTGGGCGCATTAACCGCCTTCAGTTTGAGCAACTCACCCGTGCGGGCGGCGGAACAAATCGTTCTGCGTCGGGGAGATTCACAAGAAGTCGTTAAAGTCAAGGAAATTGCCGATTTAGCTCAAAGCGGGGAATTGTCTCCGAGTTTGGAGCGGATTGCGGGAGGGTTATCGCCGCAGCAACGCGATCGCGCCTTAGCCGCCCTACGTGCCAAATTGCCGATTTCGCCCGATCGCATGGCAGACTTCCTAGAAACCGATCTCGGCGAACGAGTGGTAAAAGCGATCGCGAAAGTTGCCGAAAAAGACGGCGCGATCGAATACTTCTTCTTCAAAAGAATCCTAATTTCCGCCGTTCGCAACGCCGATCTCTCCATCGTCGGCTTTCTCGAAGCCTACCCCCAAGAAGACCTCGTTCTCGACCTCGATCTCGCCTTTAACACCCTCCAAATCTTCAACGCTCCCTTTTGGCAAACGCAGGCCTTTTTACTCTCCATCTCTCCCCAACGCTCGCCCAATCGCCCCGACTTAGACCTCCCCTTCGATCCCACCCAGCGCGGAACCGAGCAAGTCACTACCCAAAACCTGCAACTCTACGACGCAAAGCGCGATCGCGATATCCCCCTCAAACTCTACCTTCCCGCCGCCGCCAGCGATCGCAAACCCCTCATCCTCTTCACCCACGGACTCTTCTCCGTCGAACGCGAACTCACCTACCTCGCCGAACACCTCGCCTCCCACGGTTACGTCGTCGCCGTCCCCGAACATCCCGGTAGCAACGAAGCCCACCTGCGCCAAGTTCTCAACAAACCCAGCGGTTCCCTGTTCGATACCGATCCCGCTTACCTCGCTCGTCTCGCCTCCCTCATGCAGGAAGGCAAACTTCTATCGGGGGAAGAACTCTTAGAGCGTCCGCGCGATCTCAGTTTTGTCCTCGACGAACTCGCGCGCCTCAACCAAAACTCAGAAACCTTGAACGGCAAACTCAACACCCAAAACGTCTTAGTCGTCGGTTACTCCTTGGGCGGTGCAACCGCTCTTTCGATTGCTGGGGGCGAACTGCAACTCGAAACCCTCAAACAGCGCTGCCAAGACCAAAACCTCTTAGCCGGTAACTTAGGAATTGCTGCCCAGTGCGTCGTTCGAGACTTACCCCAAAACCGCTACCAACTGCGAGACGATCGCGTCAAAGCCGTTATCGCCCTCTCTCCGAGCGCTTCACTCCTGTTTGGCGACACCGGACTGGCGCAAATCAAAATTCCGACCTTACTCTGGGCGGAATCCGCCGATAAAACCACGCCCGCGCTAGCCGAGCAAATTATCCCCTTCACCCATCTCAATGCCCCAAAATGGTTGGTAGGCGCTCTCGGCGGGACGCACCTCAGCGTCAAGGATCCGATTACGACCACCGACCAAGCCGGTCAACCCGAAACGCCCTATTCCGGCGGAGAAGTCGTCGGTTTTGCCGCCTACGACGTTCGCAACTATCTCAAAGCGATCGCGCTGGGGATGGTTGCACAGTTAACCGACGAAGCAGACAACTCAGCAATCTTCCTTACGCCAGAATATGCCGAAAGTGTCTCGACAAAACGTTTTGAGTTTCGCCTCGTGCGAGAATTGCCCCCAGAAGTGCAAGCAGAGATCGAGAAGTTGGGGGGCAGAACCAATTCTTTAGAAGAAGGAAAATAA
- a CDS encoding ABC transporter permease: MKYWNETLAVAQRILIELLRRRRSLVFWGIFPIFLLLINGYIVAERAKLSLANAMTIAAPSTLICAALFFSCLGGSVSTVVAEREQQTLKRLFISPLSGTSYFLGIFLAHACIGIVQSLLVYVLSAAFGAKFNGSIFLGILIILLGIASYVGVGFILGTQLARRTEDVNALIAAFGVPLLILGGAFLPTFLFPDKLLKIARFNPIYHMNESLVGVWTDGSLISELSPHFEFLCIFAAAMVAGGWLSYWRMLRVERRL, encoded by the coding sequence ATGAAATATTGGAACGAAACTCTTGCCGTCGCTCAACGCATTCTCATCGAACTTCTGCGTCGCCGTCGCAGTTTGGTATTTTGGGGGATTTTTCCGATTTTTCTGTTGTTAATTAATGGCTATATCGTGGCGGAACGGGCTAAACTTTCTCTCGCCAATGCGATGACGATCGCGGCTCCTTCCACTTTAATTTGCGCTGCTCTATTTTTTAGCTGTTTGGGGGGAAGTGTTTCTACAGTGGTTGCAGAACGAGAGCAACAAACTCTCAAACGCTTATTTATTTCGCCGCTGAGCGGAACTTCTTATTTTTTAGGGATTTTTCTCGCTCATGCTTGCATCGGCATCGTTCAATCTTTATTAGTTTACGTGCTTTCGGCTGCTTTCGGGGCAAAGTTCAACGGCTCGATTTTTTTAGGTATCTTAATTATTTTGCTGGGCATCGCTAGTTATGTCGGCGTGGGATTTATTTTAGGCACTCAATTGGCTCGAAGAACGGAAGATGTAAATGCTTTAATTGCAGCATTTGGCGTTCCTTTATTGATTTTGGGGGGAGCATTCTTACCGACTTTTTTATTCCCCGATAAGCTGTTGAAGATTGCACGATTTAATCCGATTTATCACATGAACGAGTCGCTGGTTGGCGTTTGGACGGATGGATCGTTGATTTCCGAACTCAGCCCGCACTTTGAGTTTCTTTGCATTTTTGCAGCAGCAATGGTGGCAGGAGGATGGTTATCCTATTGGCGAATGTTGCGGGTAGAACGGCGATTGTAA